The nucleotide sequence CAAGAAACCGCTTCCATTTCTGCCCAAGACGATTGGTGTGGTCACTTCTTCAACAGGTGCCGCGATTCAGGATATTTTGAAAGTTCTGCATCGGCGCTTTCCCAGTGTGGATGTGATTTTGGCCGCGGTGAAGGTGCAGGGAGAAGGCTCGGCCGAAGAAATTGCGGAGGCGATTAGTCTGTTAAATCAGAGAGACGATATTGATGTGATGATTGTGGGACGCGGCGGCGGTTCGATGGAAGATCTTTGGGCGTTCAACGAAGAGGTGGTTGCGCGGGCCATTTTTGCGTCGCGCATTCCCATCATCAGCGCCGTGGGACATGAGATTGATTTTACGATTGCCGATTTTGTGGCCGATGTGCGTGCTCCAACGCCTTCCGCGGCGGCGGAAATTGCGGTGCCCAAAAGAGAAGATTTGCTCATGCATCTTGAACAACTCAAACAACAGCTTTTCAAAAGTCCGTTGAGACGTTTTCCCGATCTCATGATGCGCAGTGATGATTTGCGTTCGCGTCTGCAGTTTGGCTGGCAGGTTTCTTTTGACAAACGGTTTCAACATTTCAAAAAATTGTGCAGTAATTTGGATCATCTCTCTCCCTTGAATGTGTTAGCGAAAGGTTATTCCGTGGTGCAAAAAGTGGGAGATCCGCGACCGATCAAATCGACAAAAGATCTAAAAAAAGGGGAAGAGGTTGAAATTACTTTTCATGAAGGCAAATCCACCGCAAAACTGACGGAGGTTTCGTGAAGGATGGGTTAGGGGAGATGTGAAAGAAAGCGGGGCGCGGCCGCGATATAAATGTCGTTTTTCGTTTTGTAAAAATCGCCGGCCGGAAGCTGGCGCACCACCTGAAAAACGTATTTTGTCTTGAGGGCCTTGTGAAAGTATTGAAGGGAGGAATCGGGCTCCCTGTCCGACAATTTGCATTCCACCAGCATCCACGGTTTTTCATTTTCCGTGACAAGAAAATC is from Deltaproteobacteria bacterium and encodes:
- a CDS encoding exodeoxyribonuclease VII large subunit: MDKGPEEKTTPKIYSVSELTRQIRSNLEKEFVEVWIAAEISNFRSPSSGHFYFTLKDDKAQISAVMFHGANGNLPFKLAEGLEVICHGRVTVYESRGQYQIVVDHCEPKGIGALQLAFEQLKKKLQAEDLFETRHKKPLPFLPKTIGVVTSSTGAAIQDILKVLHRRFPSVDVILAAVKVQGEGSAEEIAEAISLLNQRDDIDVMIVGRGGGSMEDLWAFNEEVVARAIFASRIPIISAVGHEIDFTIADFVADVRAPTPSAAAEIAVPKREDLLMHLEQLKQQLFKSPLRRFPDLMMRSDDLRSRLQFGWQVSFDKRFQHFKKLCSNLDHLSPLNVLAKGYSVVQKVGDPRPIKSTKDLKKGEEVEITFHEGKSTAKLTEVS